A single region of the Pyrodictium occultum genome encodes:
- a CDS encoding carbohydrate ABC transporter permease, with protein MPRPRLGPAAFFLMPALFLIAVFYIAPLMLSIYIGFTPLRDWNLHRYLGSVTTYNYERLLHLLLHDPDVGKIIRTTIVFVSLTLLVNVLGGLALALAAFLMEESISLPTRLAWMLPRMTPIAVYSLIWYYFFLGDRTGTLNSILLRLGVIDKPVDWGTNPALLPYSDWAILVLVNGLVGVSFGMVVFYSALRSIPREHIIAARVDGASTWQLVRHILVPQLRWHLVYVTIWQLLSLVTTYAHIFLLVEWGALDRWWGSTWALYVFNTAFSTGDQGLAAAASTLLVALGVVLGLAALRLLGFQRMMQEPRGEI; from the coding sequence GTGCCCAGGCCTAGGCTCGGCCCGGCAGCGTTTTTCCTCATGCCCGCCCTCTTCCTCATAGCCGTGTTCTACATAGCCCCCCTCATGCTCTCCATCTACATCGGGTTCACGCCTCTTAGGGATTGGAACCTGCACCGCTACCTCGGAAGCGTCACTACCTACAACTACGAGAGGCTCCTCCACCTGCTCCTCCACGACCCGGACGTTGGCAAGATCATACGCACAACCATAGTGTTCGTCTCGCTCACGCTCCTGGTCAACGTGCTGGGCGGCCTCGCCCTGGCTCTGGCGGCCTTCCTAATGGAGGAGAGCATCTCCCTGCCGACGAGGCTCGCCTGGATGCTTCCCCGCATGACGCCTATAGCAGTGTACTCGCTGATATGGTACTACTTCTTCCTCGGTGACCGCACCGGGACGCTCAACAGCATCCTCCTCCGGCTAGGCGTTATAGACAAGCCTGTGGACTGGGGCACCAACCCCGCGCTGCTCCCCTACAGCGACTGGGCCATACTGGTCCTCGTCAACGGCCTGGTGGGCGTGAGCTTCGGCATGGTGGTGTTCTACAGCGCGCTCCGCAGCATACCCAGGGAACACATCATAGCCGCGAGGGTGGACGGGGCCTCCACCTGGCAGCTGGTTAGGCACATACTGGTTCCCCAGCTCCGCTGGCACCTGGTGTACGTTACCATCTGGCAGCTGCTCAGCCTCGTCACAACCTACGCCCACATATTCCTGCTGGTGGAGTGGGGTGCCCTGGACAGGTGGTGGGGGAGCACATGGGCCCTCTACGTGTTCAACACTGCGTTCTCCACCGGCGACCAGGGCCTAGCGGCCGCTGCCTCCACCCTGCTCGTGGCCTTGGGCGTGGTGCTCGGCCTGGCCGCGCTCCGGCTGCTAGGCTTCCAGAGGATGATGCAGGAGCCGCGGGGTGAGATCTAG
- a CDS encoding type 1 glutamine amidotransferase domain-containing protein, whose translation MARRILFLVGPEFEDIELYYPLYRLQEEGYETLVAGPSRDTLPGKRGYSVKPDLVFEEVDPREYVGLVLPGGRGPERIRNNEHVKRIARSFFEDERPVAAICHGPQILISAGVLRGRRATSYPGIKDDVINAGAEWLDQPVVVDGNLVTARVPPDMPAWMREYIRLLKSRGY comes from the coding sequence TTGGCTAGGCGGATACTGTTCCTAGTCGGCCCCGAGTTCGAGGATATCGAGCTCTACTACCCGCTCTACAGGCTCCAGGAGGAGGGCTATGAGACCCTGGTCGCGGGGCCCAGCCGGGACACCCTGCCGGGGAAGAGGGGGTATAGCGTCAAGCCCGACCTGGTCTTCGAGGAGGTGGACCCCCGCGAGTACGTGGGCCTCGTCCTCCCCGGCGGTAGGGGCCCCGAGAGGATAAGGAACAACGAGCACGTGAAGAGGATAGCTAGGAGCTTCTTCGAGGACGAGAGGCCGGTCGCGGCCATATGCCACGGGCCGCAGATACTCATCAGCGCCGGCGTGCTCCGCGGCCGCCGGGCCACGAGCTACCCCGGGATAAAGGACGACGTGATAAACGCTGGCGCCGAGTGGCTGGACCAGCCCGTGGTGGTTGACGGAAACCTCGTCACCGCCAGGGTGCCGCCCGACATGCCTGCCTGGATGAGGGAGTACATCCGGCTGCTGAAGTCCCGGGGCTACTAG
- a CDS encoding carbohydrate ABC transporter permease: MQLRLPRLRRSGAEWSQLRDVETLPRRRLTLVLGLAVGLATLPLVLLYLLLVLSSFADHMLSGPDIFTARYSLDNWRLLLEGRLEPAAGRLYTARYLAAIVLNTFIVALGVTAVVVAASVMAGYAFSRMRFPGRRRLMELIILLHAFPGVALIIAVYAIYVWSLGAVPRDAVTGYRFLYTILARAALEIPMSIWLMKGFFDKIPWEVEWSALVDGASRLRAFWQIVLPQVKPGIAALSIFAFLAGWEDLIYVHVFLYTGGIKTLATFIEEVVGNIETAYLPVAAAAGTLYLLPTIVFFIITQRLLLEAASGGVKG, translated from the coding sequence GTGCAGCTCCGCCTCCCCAGGCTGCGGAGGAGCGGGGCCGAGTGGTCCCAGCTCAGGGATGTGGAGACCCTGCCCAGGCGCCGCCTCACCCTGGTGCTGGGCCTGGCGGTGGGCCTGGCCACCCTCCCCCTGGTGCTGCTCTACCTGCTCCTCGTGCTCTCGAGCTTCGCCGACCACATGCTCTCGGGCCCCGACATATTCACCGCCCGCTACAGCCTCGATAACTGGAGGCTCCTCCTTGAGGGCCGGCTGGAGCCCGCCGCCGGCAGGCTCTACACGGCCCGCTACCTTGCAGCGATAGTGCTCAACACCTTCATAGTGGCGCTCGGCGTCACCGCCGTGGTTGTCGCGGCGAGCGTCATGGCGGGCTACGCGTTCTCCAGGATGAGGTTCCCGGGGAGGCGCAGGCTCATGGAGCTCATAATCCTGCTGCACGCTTTCCCGGGAGTGGCGCTTATCATAGCGGTCTACGCCATCTACGTCTGGAGCCTCGGGGCTGTGCCAAGGGACGCGGTTACGGGGTACCGCTTCCTCTACACCATCCTGGCCCGGGCGGCCCTGGAGATACCCATGAGCATATGGCTGATGAAGGGGTTCTTCGACAAGATACCCTGGGAGGTCGAGTGGAGCGCCCTTGTGGACGGGGCCTCCCGGCTCCGCGCCTTCTGGCAGATAGTGCTGCCCCAGGTCAAGCCGGGGATAGCAGCCCTCTCCATCTTCGCCTTCCTAGCGGGCTGGGAAGACCTGATATACGTGCACGTGTTCCTCTACACCGGGGGCATCAAGACGCTCGCTACCTTTATAGAAGAGGTGGTGGGTAACATAGAGACAGCCTACCTGCCCGTGGCGGCAGCCGCGGGCACTCTCTACCTGCTACCCACCATAGTCTTCTTCATCATCACCCAGAGGCTCCTCCTCGAAGCTGCCAGCGGCGGGGTGAAAGGCTGA
- a CDS encoding DHH family phosphoesterase — protein sequence MAGLEEAWRLLDSARRVHVVSHIDLDGLAAAALLLRWARRRGLEAVHSVAGARGLYRVLRRGLQEAAGRPGTLVVVADLSPRSRSEAEAVAALLRWGQRLAWIDHHEWPPGAREALERAGAVVVHDRSHVTAEIACCVARCGGEDLELVEIARADDSCSEDPRGLAERWRLVLRHLDWEGLRRAAEALAEGDLWPDWARRIYEAEAPRYYEEIRRSTRVDRYEISGVRVAVVTPPPRASGCDVQRLGLVPGPGEVDVAVILYPRGLSIRTWGKLRADCIASRLGGGGHSHVAGAPRPSTSMGPAQVARMVANAAAGCRGL from the coding sequence TTGGCTGGCCTGGAGGAGGCGTGGCGGCTGCTCGACTCAGCGCGCAGGGTCCACGTGGTGAGCCATATAGACCTTGACGGCCTCGCCGCGGCTGCGCTGCTGCTACGCTGGGCCCGGCGCCGCGGGCTCGAGGCGGTCCACAGCGTTGCTGGCGCCCGGGGCCTCTACCGGGTCCTCCGCCGCGGGCTCCAGGAGGCGGCGGGGAGGCCCGGCACCCTGGTGGTCGTCGCCGACCTGTCCCCGAGAAGCCGCTCCGAGGCGGAGGCGGTGGCGGCGCTGCTCCGCTGGGGCCAGAGGCTGGCCTGGATAGACCACCATGAATGGCCCCCGGGCGCCCGGGAGGCGCTTGAGCGTGCTGGGGCTGTGGTGGTTCACGACCGGTCCCACGTGACGGCTGAGATAGCGTGCTGCGTCGCCCGCTGCGGCGGCGAGGACCTGGAGCTCGTGGAGATAGCCAGGGCCGATGACAGCTGCTCCGAGGACCCCCGCGGCCTGGCGGAGCGGTGGAGGCTCGTCCTCCGCCATCTGGACTGGGAGGGCCTCCGGAGGGCGGCGGAGGCGCTGGCGGAGGGCGACCTGTGGCCCGACTGGGCTAGGAGGATCTACGAGGCCGAGGCGCCCCGCTACTACGAGGAGATAAGGAGGAGCACCAGGGTGGACCGCTACGAGATCAGCGGCGTCCGGGTGGCGGTCGTCACTCCCCCGCCCAGGGCAAGTGGCTGCGACGTCCAGCGCCTGGGCCTCGTCCCCGGCCCTGGGGAGGTCGATGTCGCCGTGATCCTCTACCCCCGGGGGCTCAGCATAAGGACCTGGGGGAAACTGAGGGCCGACTGCATCGCCTCCAGGCTGGGCGGCGGAGGCCACAGCCACGTGGCGGGTGCCCCGAGGCCGAGCACCAGCATGGGCCCGGCCCAGGTGGCGAGGATGGTGGCCAACGCGGCCGCCGGGTGCAGGGGCCTTTGA
- a CDS encoding tRNA (adenine-N1)-methyltransferase, which yields MGGECCRDVVCEGCPVLLVLDERRRFLFRVERGRVQGSDRGVVRHDDLVGLRYGSWVRLSSGALALVLQPRLVDYMERGLRRRSQVIYPKDHGLILMLLDLKPGARVLEIGVGSGYTTIVLAQAVGATGRVYSYEVRSDMLETARKNLETVGLLDRVELKHRDARLGVDEEGLDAAVVDMPDPWAVLPVLHRALRPGAGAVFFLPAVNQVSRLLSAMDLRGGWAETRVYEVLLREYEPRGDALRPKTTMIAHTGYLVYARRVEERPAQVGDRNRG from the coding sequence GTGGGGGGCGAGTGCTGCCGCGACGTGGTGTGCGAGGGCTGCCCAGTGCTCCTCGTCCTGGATGAGAGGAGGAGGTTCCTGTTCCGGGTCGAGAGGGGCAGGGTGCAGGGCAGCGACCGGGGCGTGGTGAGGCACGACGACCTGGTGGGGCTCCGCTACGGCTCCTGGGTGAGGCTGAGCAGCGGGGCCCTGGCGCTGGTGCTCCAGCCCCGGCTGGTCGACTACATGGAAAGGGGGCTGCGCAGGAGGAGCCAGGTGATATACCCGAAGGACCACGGCCTCATACTCATGCTGCTCGACCTCAAGCCGGGGGCCCGGGTGCTCGAGATAGGGGTGGGCAGCGGCTACACTACAATAGTCCTCGCTCAGGCTGTGGGAGCCACCGGCAGGGTCTACAGCTACGAGGTCCGCAGCGACATGCTGGAGACCGCCAGAAAGAACCTGGAGACGGTGGGGCTTCTGGACCGCGTGGAGCTGAAGCACCGGGACGCGAGGCTGGGGGTGGACGAGGAGGGGCTGGACGCGGCCGTGGTGGACATGCCCGACCCCTGGGCGGTGCTACCGGTGCTACACCGCGCCCTCCGCCCCGGCGCCGGCGCCGTCTTCTTCCTCCCGGCGGTCAACCAGGTCTCGAGGCTCCTATCCGCGATGGATCTCCGCGGCGGCTGGGCGGAGACCCGGGTCTACGAGGTCCTGCTCCGCGAGTACGAGCCCCGGGGCGACGCGCTCAGGCCGAAGACGACTATGATAGCCCACACGGGCTACCTCGTCTACGCGAGGAGGGTGGAGGAGAGGCCGGCTCAGGTAGGGGATAGAAATAGGGGCTAG
- a CDS encoding ABC transporter ATP-binding protein, with protein MVEVRLENVTKKFGRVVAVDNVSLIFPDGRFSALLAPSGAGKSTLLYLIAGIYKPTSGRIFFGDRDVTDLPPKERNVGLVFQNYALYPHMTVYDNIAFPLRLRKLPREKIDAKVHEVAKLLHIEELLDRYPGQLSGGQQQRVALARALVKEPEVLLLDEPLSNLDALLRLRIRAELKRLQRSLGITAIYVTHDQSEAMSMADMIVVLNRGRVQQVGSPDEVYNAPRNLFVAGFIGSPPANILPGKAEEGRVEVAGSWFTPREDYSRVMAKRGLREVVVAFRPEHARLSQEPVKDTLSIMAEVYVVEPLGKENIVTLTAAGVPLKVVTPPNVRPEAGEKLYVVVPREKVMLFDPETELNLAYLAEEARRSLD; from the coding sequence ATGGTGGAGGTCCGGCTCGAGAACGTGACAAAGAAGTTTGGCCGGGTAGTGGCGGTAGATAACGTGTCGCTGATCTTCCCCGACGGAAGATTCTCCGCGCTGTTGGCGCCGAGCGGCGCGGGGAAGTCGACGCTACTCTACCTGATAGCCGGGATCTACAAGCCGACGAGCGGCCGCATATTCTTCGGGGACCGGGATGTGACCGACCTGCCGCCGAAGGAGCGCAACGTGGGCCTGGTGTTCCAGAACTATGCGCTCTACCCACACATGACCGTGTATGATAACATAGCCTTCCCGTTGAGGCTGCGCAAGCTCCCCCGGGAGAAGATAGACGCTAAGGTGCATGAGGTCGCTAAGCTCCTCCATATAGAGGAGCTTCTCGACCGGTACCCGGGGCAGCTGAGCGGGGGCCAGCAGCAGAGGGTCGCCCTCGCCCGGGCGCTTGTCAAGGAGCCTGAGGTCCTGCTCCTAGACGAGCCCCTCAGCAACCTAGATGCCCTGCTGCGGCTCCGCATAAGGGCGGAGCTGAAGAGGCTGCAGAGGAGCCTGGGGATAACAGCGATATACGTTACCCACGACCAGTCGGAGGCCATGAGCATGGCCGACATGATAGTTGTGCTTAACCGGGGCAGGGTGCAGCAGGTGGGGAGCCCCGACGAGGTCTACAATGCGCCGCGCAACTTGTTCGTGGCCGGGTTCATCGGCTCTCCCCCCGCCAACATACTCCCAGGCAAGGCCGAAGAGGGCAGGGTTGAGGTCGCGGGCTCATGGTTCACGCCCAGGGAGGACTACTCCAGGGTGATGGCGAAGAGGGGGCTGAGAGAGGTAGTGGTGGCGTTCCGGCCAGAGCATGCTAGGCTCAGCCAGGAACCGGTGAAGGACACGCTGAGCATCATGGCTGAGGTCTACGTGGTCGAGCCGCTCGGCAAGGAGAACATCGTGACGCTGACGGCCGCCGGGGTCCCCCTGAAGGTTGTGACACCGCCGAACGTGAGGCCGGAGGCCGGGGAAAAACTCTACGTGGTCGTGCCGAGGGAAAAGGTTATGCTGTTCGACCCCGAGACGGAGCTCAACCTCGCCTACCTCGCTGAGGAGGCCAGGCGGTCCCTAGACTAG
- a CDS encoding ABC transporter substrate-binding protein, translated as MAQRTGLIAAAVVIIVIIAIAAAITLQRGGKPAATTTAPPATAATTTTAAASSPAATAGQAKPSKPTLTGNIEEDIVAIGRYLAAQGIHKATFTVWGAGDPNSVMRTLAVAEAAYRLNKILEKNGVDFRIEVKQNFRRGGGDKLAEDFAAAFQSNANPDIMANSYKHIARFAEQGYLLDITPYLEKYKSLLGDFYPSLLAAVQYKGRYYGLPQDTEARPLYWRTDVAACIKEKTGNDILAGLAEKIERGEVTWHDIYRYAKLAVESGCSKWGVLHRKGSAHPDLIQFIYAFGGRLYDPEKNMLVLDVPAVYKWLYVEWRMARDHLLPEDMMSWDWAKQIHPAVVSGQTLVWIGGTWHWTEWQTKPYYLDPKTGEKRPLTTEEVKKYFYYTLFAAGDPGDKPVTLSQPFVWMIASNAGKDNPRYSELKDVYHMLAFLLVVKADDPDLVAIHSIISAHLPVRKAAAELIADKAWVEKLAKLQVDLSPEVKNSIADIVKATVNDINVAFLANASNMLKYTHLTPMHPDYPRLADIFASAVDKVLRGEMTPEEAVNYIISKIKADPELSKTVEIVGEIPRDWSFP; from the coding sequence ATGGCTCAGCGCACAGGCCTCATAGCCGCCGCGGTCGTAATAATAGTTATCATAGCTATAGCAGCCGCCATAACCCTCCAGCGTGGAGGCAAGCCCGCGGCAACCACCACAGCGCCGCCGGCCACCGCGGCCACCACGACTACAGCCGCCGCATCCTCCCCAGCAGCAACGGCAGGCCAGGCCAAGCCCTCCAAGCCAACACTCACCGGCAACATCGAGGAGGACATAGTAGCTATAGGCCGCTACCTAGCGGCTCAGGGCATACACAAGGCCACCTTCACCGTCTGGGGCGCCGGCGACCCCAACAGCGTGATGAGGACCCTCGCCGTCGCCGAGGCCGCGTACAGGCTCAACAAGATACTAGAGAAGAACGGCGTAGACTTCAGGATAGAGGTTAAGCAGAACTTCCGCCGCGGCGGCGGGGACAAGCTGGCAGAGGACTTCGCCGCAGCCTTCCAGAGCAACGCCAACCCCGACATAATGGCTAACAGCTACAAGCACATAGCGAGGTTCGCCGAGCAGGGCTACCTGCTCGACATAACCCCCTACCTGGAGAAGTACAAGAGCCTCCTAGGCGACTTCTACCCCAGCCTGCTCGCAGCCGTCCAGTACAAGGGCAGGTACTACGGCCTGCCGCAGGACACCGAGGCTAGGCCCCTCTACTGGCGCACCGACGTAGCAGCATGCATCAAGGAGAAGACCGGCAACGACATACTCGCCGGCCTCGCGGAGAAGATAGAGAGGGGCGAGGTAACCTGGCACGACATCTACCGCTACGCCAAGCTGGCGGTGGAGAGCGGGTGCAGCAAGTGGGGTGTGCTGCACCGTAAGGGCAGCGCCCACCCAGACCTAATACAGTTCATCTACGCCTTCGGGGGCAGGCTCTACGACCCCGAGAAGAACATGCTGGTCCTCGACGTGCCGGCCGTCTACAAGTGGCTCTACGTCGAGTGGCGGATGGCTCGCGACCACCTGCTGCCGGAGGACATGATGAGCTGGGACTGGGCCAAGCAGATACACCCCGCGGTGGTCAGCGGCCAGACGCTGGTGTGGATAGGCGGCACCTGGCACTGGACGGAGTGGCAGACTAAGCCCTACTACCTGGACCCGAAGACCGGCGAGAAGAGGCCGCTGACCACCGAGGAGGTGAAGAAGTACTTCTACTATACCCTCTTCGCAGCCGGCGACCCCGGTGATAAGCCGGTGACCCTTAGCCAGCCCTTCGTCTGGATGATAGCGAGCAACGCGGGCAAGGACAACCCCAGGTACAGCGAGCTCAAGGACGTGTACCACATGCTGGCGTTCCTCCTGGTAGTCAAGGCTGACGACCCTGACCTGGTGGCGATACACAGCATCATAAGCGCCCACCTGCCGGTGAGGAAGGCAGCGGCCGAGCTGATAGCAGACAAGGCGTGGGTGGAGAAGCTGGCCAAGCTGCAGGTAGACCTGAGCCCCGAGGTGAAGAACTCCATAGCCGATATAGTCAAGGCTACCGTCAACGACATAAACGTGGCGTTCCTCGCCAACGCGAGCAATATGCTGAAGTACACCCACCTGACCCCGATGCACCCCGACTACCCGAGGCTGGCCGACATATTCGCCAGCGCCGTGGACAAGGTGCTCCGGGGCGAGATGACCCCCGAGGAGGCCGTGAACTACATAATATCGAAGATCAAGGCGGACCCCGAGCTCTCCAAGACGGTGGAGATTGTCGGCGAGATCCCGAGGGACTGGAGCTTCCCCTAG
- the thrC gene encoding threonine synthase: MAWEIGYEAGDALGFENEVELQCVACGARYPPHPRLVRCPRCGGLLDVKVEPARPPSWRLWEQRRPGVWRYRELLPAVSGVKPVSIGEGATPLVELENIGRMLGFRRLYAKNEGQNPTGSFKDRGMTVAVTLAKAAGARALVVASTGNTAASVSAYGARAGLRRIVVVPRGKTALGKLAQSVLYGADIVEIEGSFDDALRAVMEAVGRDARLYPLNSFNPWRLEGQKTLAYEVVEALGGEPPDWVVVPVGNAGNISAIWKGFRELHRHGLIDRLPRMAGVQAEGAAPLARAWRKGLNEPLFVDKPETRATAIRIGHPVNWPKAMRAVRESNGVFTMVSDREILRAQAMLARLEGVAVEPASAASLAGLIKLVEEGVISSDETVVIVLTGHGLKDPQAMLEAGARRYVAAGVEDAVKLVTSLAGG, translated from the coding sequence TTGGCGTGGGAGATTGGATACGAGGCGGGCGATGCGCTTGGATTCGAGAATGAAGTAGAGCTGCAGTGCGTGGCGTGCGGCGCCAGGTACCCGCCGCACCCGAGGCTGGTCCGCTGCCCCCGCTGCGGCGGCCTCCTCGATGTCAAGGTCGAGCCCGCGAGGCCTCCATCCTGGAGGCTCTGGGAGCAGCGGAGGCCCGGGGTCTGGAGGTACCGGGAGCTTCTGCCGGCGGTAAGCGGCGTCAAGCCCGTGAGCATCGGCGAGGGGGCTACCCCGCTGGTGGAGCTCGAGAACATAGGGAGGATGCTGGGCTTCCGGAGGCTCTACGCTAAGAACGAGGGCCAGAACCCGACGGGGAGCTTCAAGGACCGCGGCATGACCGTGGCGGTGACGCTGGCTAAGGCGGCCGGCGCCAGGGCTCTCGTGGTGGCGAGCACGGGCAACACTGCTGCAAGCGTCTCCGCCTACGGCGCCAGGGCGGGGCTCCGGAGGATAGTGGTGGTGCCCCGCGGGAAGACGGCGCTGGGCAAGCTGGCTCAGAGCGTGCTCTACGGCGCCGATATAGTGGAGATAGAGGGGAGCTTCGACGACGCGCTGAGGGCCGTGATGGAGGCGGTGGGGAGGGATGCGAGGCTCTACCCTCTGAACAGCTTCAACCCCTGGAGGCTGGAGGGCCAGAAGACCCTCGCCTACGAGGTTGTCGAGGCGCTTGGAGGGGAGCCGCCCGACTGGGTGGTGGTCCCAGTGGGCAACGCGGGCAACATATCCGCTATATGGAAGGGGTTCCGGGAGCTCCACCGCCACGGGCTGATAGACAGGCTGCCGAGGATGGCGGGGGTGCAGGCTGAGGGCGCGGCGCCGCTAGCCAGGGCCTGGAGGAAGGGGCTGAACGAGCCGCTCTTCGTAGACAAGCCGGAGACGAGGGCGACAGCGATAAGGATAGGGCACCCGGTCAACTGGCCCAAGGCTATGAGGGCAGTGCGGGAGAGCAACGGCGTCTTCACGATGGTGAGTGATAGGGAGATACTCCGGGCCCAGGCGATGCTGGCGAGGCTGGAGGGCGTCGCCGTGGAGCCTGCCAGCGCGGCGAGCCTGGCGGGCCTCATAAAGCTCGTCGAGGAGGGGGTCATATCAAGCGACGAGACAGTGGTGATAGTGCTGACGGGCCACGGGCTGAAGGACCCCCAGGCTATGCTGGAGGCGGGGGCCAGGAGGTACGTGGCGGCCGGCGTGGAGGACGCGGTGAAGCTGGTCACCAGCCTGGCCGGCGGCTAG